A part of Chloroflexota bacterium genomic DNA contains:
- a CDS encoding CocE/NonD family hydrolase, with the protein MRDGVRLECDVVRPRPPGKYPVLVVRSPYGREAYVDDPAHSVWFFAQRGYAVVTQDCRARFGSEGDGYDPLFQEVEDGYDTVGWAARQSWSNGRVGTTGQSYMGATQYTLATNNPLPPHLQTMAPVSASSDFHQSWVYHTGGAMEWGWMVPYAIHKGINTLERMGRTDLVNEVEMYLEPGENFARPLTGDWYRHLPLSDWAELLKETAPYFRDYLANERDGPYWWRVNLNRHLAGISVPMLHVSSWYDIFLEGALNAFAGISEKGANQLARENQKLLVGPWAHLLPYNKPTSGDTGEIDFGDEARIELHDYLLRWFDHWLKDSDTGIMDEPPVRLFVMGENRWRDENEWPLARTEYTRYYFHSDGYANTRHGSGSLSLAPPGDEPPDSYVYDPSDPVPTHRGNTLIIPYGVADQREVEERADVLVYTSDALDEDLEITGPISVNLFASSDSTDTDFTAKLVDVRPDGYAQNLQDGMIRTRFRDSTSDPSPIVPGTVYFYVIDLWATSHVVRAGHRLRIEISSSNFPRFDRNPNTGAPFGRDDRFITARQEIHHSVARPSHVVLPVIPR; encoded by the coding sequence ATGCGGGACGGGGTGCGCTTGGAGTGCGACGTGGTCCGGCCCCGGCCACCAGGGAAATACCCAGTGTTGGTTGTCCGCAGCCCCTACGGCAGGGAAGCCTATGTCGATGATCCGGCCCACTCAGTCTGGTTCTTCGCCCAGCGTGGATATGCGGTTGTAACCCAGGACTGCCGGGCCCGATTCGGCTCCGAAGGTGACGGTTACGATCCGCTGTTTCAGGAAGTAGAGGACGGCTACGACACGGTGGGGTGGGCTGCCCGGCAATCCTGGTCAAACGGGCGTGTCGGTACGACCGGCCAGTCGTATATGGGTGCCACCCAGTACACCCTGGCGACCAACAATCCCCTGCCGCCCCATCTTCAAACGATGGCGCCGGTTTCAGCGTCCTCAGATTTCCACCAGAGCTGGGTCTACCACACCGGCGGGGCGATGGAATGGGGCTGGATGGTCCCTTACGCGATCCACAAGGGCATCAACACCCTGGAAAGGATGGGCCGGACCGACCTGGTGAATGAGGTCGAGATGTACCTGGAACCGGGAGAGAATTTCGCCCGACCGCTCACCGGTGATTGGTACCGTCACCTGCCGCTTAGCGACTGGGCGGAATTGCTCAAGGAAACCGCTCCGTACTTTAGGGACTATCTGGCCAACGAGCGCGACGGACCCTACTGGTGGCGCGTGAACTTGAACCGCCACCTAGCCGGAATCTCCGTGCCGATGCTGCACGTCAGCTCCTGGTACGACATCTTCCTGGAAGGCGCCCTAAACGCCTTCGCGGGCATCTCCGAAAAAGGCGCAAACCAGCTGGCGCGCGAGAACCAGAAGCTGCTGGTCGGCCCCTGGGCCCATCTGCTCCCGTACAACAAACCCACCTCGGGCGATACCGGCGAAATCGACTTCGGTGATGAGGCCCGGATCGAGCTCCACGATTACCTGCTGCGCTGGTTCGATCACTGGCTCAAGGACTCTGATACCGGAATCATGGACGAACCGCCGGTCCGACTGTTCGTTATGGGCGAGAACCGCTGGCGGGACGAGAACGAGTGGCCGCTGGCGCGGACCGAATACACGCGGTACTACTTTCATTCCGACGGGTATGCCAATACCCGACACGGATCAGGATCGCTTTCGTTGGCCCCGCCTGGTGATGAACCGCCGGATTCTTACGTTTACGACCCAAGCGACCCCGTGCCAACGCACCGGGGCAACACCCTGATCATTCCCTACGGGGTCGCGGACCAGCGGGAAGTGGAAGAACGAGCGGATGTGCTGGTATACACGTCCGATGCGCTGGACGAGGATCTTGAAATAACCGGTCCGATAAGTGTCAATCTGTTCGCCTCATCGGATTCGACGGATACGGATTTCACCGCCAAGCTGGTGGATGTGAGGCCCGACGGCTACGCTCAGAACCTCCAGGACGGAATGATCCGAACCCGATTTCGCGATTCGACGTCGGACCCCTCGCCCATCGTCCCTGGCACGGTTTATTTCTACGTGATCGACTTGTGGGCGACCAGCCACGTCGTCCGGGCGGGGCATCGATTACGGATTGAAATTTCCAGCAGCAATTTCCCGCGCTTTGACCGAAACCCGAATACCGGCGCGCCCTTTGGACGGGATGATCGTTTCATCACCGCCCGACAGGAAATCCATCATTCGGTGGCTCGCCCGTCGCATGTCGTTCTGCCGGTAATTCCAAGGTAG
- a CDS encoding MMPL family transporter, translated as MGRILDWASRLVTARPWITLAVFAVVTVVFVAGSGFRQPTAPNDAFLPGDSDVARALEEVDNLFSENAGVKPVYIVSRGELLTPQGLAQLDSLVGAIRADPDISGVLPPANPVFAPTEFFKLLLGVTEFGAVTQEQVDAAAESMRASPELAVALENTTGFDTAGSPIGLATVLIRDADVDPMTAAMLRADELAAESAGPLTISTVSNATIEEEFQDATTNGTAPLFGAALLVIAILTFLFLRTISDLVATLAGIFASLMWVVGLEGWLGPDALNLIGPPNALTAMVPIILISLTVDYSIQAISHYREQLIAGESAVRAVQFGLRNVLIPLTLAAITTLVSFMTNLFSPISAIGDFGVVAGLGVGLSLIVMLTLVPAVRTIIDRRREARGVLKSPRPIAQALPGIDRLAGFLGKSIARNATPYILAVALISVGLGYAVTDLETDFGIRDILPADGQSINDLDAIDAAVGGTSELVNVLVKAEITDTRTFLNVFEITDAFADEQTRPPAASGPIDASLALEVRKLVDPGSPQYDPELASAFHLATDGLILDPTKIQAFLDLLAEKDPEGVRRVLVNNPDGTDTLLLQFGAVTIDNEETEAMLDDVDFLWYANEDAVNVASPNIQNLAIQKEITARQTEAIITTIIAALIILVVFFWATQREPVLGIVAVGPIALVLIWVLGTMALLDIPYTIITSIITALSIGIGVDYTIHVIHRYREEFTKSRDPEDAAVRTLSTVGSALLGSALTTALGFGVLVFSPLESFAQFGIVAAITIAYALIVSILLVPPAMTVWGAFKNMRLQSMVERMWEDLDVAIEESHRRHEGA; from the coding sequence TTGGGTCGAATTCTCGATTGGGCCAGCCGCTTGGTAACGGCCCGGCCCTGGATAACTCTTGCCGTATTTGCGGTCGTCACGGTCGTATTCGTTGCCGGATCCGGTTTTCGCCAACCGACCGCCCCCAACGATGCATTCCTGCCCGGGGACAGCGACGTAGCCCGGGCGCTCGAAGAGGTTGACAACCTGTTCTCGGAAAACGCCGGCGTCAAACCGGTGTACATCGTTTCCCGCGGAGAGCTGCTGACGCCGCAGGGGCTCGCCCAGTTGGACAGCCTTGTCGGAGCGATCCGGGCCGACCCGGATATCTCAGGCGTGCTCCCACCGGCGAACCCGGTATTTGCGCCAACCGAATTCTTCAAGTTGCTGTTGGGAGTGACCGAATTCGGCGCCGTCACGCAGGAGCAGGTCGATGCCGCGGCGGAATCGATGCGGGCCTCGCCGGAACTGGCGGTCGCGCTTGAAAACACCACCGGGTTCGACACCGCCGGATCGCCGATCGGCCTGGCCACCGTCCTGATTCGCGACGCCGACGTGGACCCCATGACTGCCGCGATGTTACGCGCCGACGAACTGGCCGCCGAATCCGCCGGACCCCTGACGATCAGTACGGTTTCAAACGCGACCATCGAGGAAGAATTCCAGGACGCGACCACCAACGGGACCGCGCCGTTGTTCGGCGCCGCGCTTTTGGTGATCGCGATTCTGACCTTCCTGTTCCTGCGTACGATTTCGGACTTGGTCGCCACCCTGGCCGGGATATTCGCCTCGCTGATGTGGGTCGTCGGACTGGAGGGCTGGTTGGGCCCGGACGCTCTGAACCTGATCGGCCCGCCCAACGCGCTCACGGCGATGGTCCCGATCATCCTGATCAGCCTCACCGTGGACTATTCGATCCAGGCAATCTCCCATTACCGGGAGCAATTGATTGCCGGCGAGTCCGCCGTCCGGGCGGTTCAGTTCGGGCTCCGCAACGTCCTTATCCCGTTGACGCTGGCGGCCATCACCACCCTCGTAAGTTTCATGACCAACTTGTTCTCACCCATTTCGGCGATCGGGGATTTCGGCGTGGTTGCCGGCCTGGGGGTAGGTCTGAGCCTGATCGTGATGCTCACGCTGGTCCCGGCGGTTCGGACGATCATCGACCGCCGGCGCGAAGCCCGCGGGGTGTTGAAGTCGCCGCGGCCGATCGCCCAGGCGCTGCCGGGCATTGATCGGTTGGCTGGATTCCTGGGCAAGTCGATCGCCCGCAACGCGACCCCCTACATCCTGGCGGTGGCCCTGATCAGTGTCGGGCTCGGCTACGCGGTGACCGATCTGGAGACCGATTTCGGGATCCGCGACATCCTGCCGGCCGACGGGCAGTCGATCAACGACCTGGACGCCATTGATGCCGCGGTCGGCGGGACGTCCGAGCTGGTAAACGTTCTGGTGAAGGCGGAAATAACGGATACGCGGACGTTTCTGAACGTATTCGAGATAACGGACGCATTCGCCGATGAGCAGACCCGCCCGCCCGCCGCGTCGGGGCCGATCGACGCGTCGCTGGCACTGGAAGTGCGCAAGTTAGTAGATCCGGGCAGCCCGCAGTATGACCCCGAGCTGGCCAGCGCCTTTCACCTGGCCACTGACGGATTGATACTCGACCCAACCAAGATTCAAGCGTTCCTGGACCTGCTGGCCGAAAAAGACCCCGAGGGCGTGCGACGGGTGCTGGTCAACAATCCGGACGGCACCGACACGCTCTTGCTGCAGTTTGGGGCGGTGACCATCGACAACGAGGAAACCGAGGCGATGCTGGACGACGTCGACTTCCTCTGGTACGCCAACGAAGACGCGGTCAATGTGGCCTCGCCGAACATCCAGAACCTGGCGATTCAGAAGGAAATAACCGCTCGCCAGACCGAGGCGATCATCACCACCATCATCGCGGCGCTCATTATCCTGGTGGTCTTCTTCTGGGCAACCCAGCGCGAACCGGTACTCGGGATCGTTGCGGTGGGTCCGATCGCACTGGTGCTGATCTGGGTCCTGGGGACGATGGCGCTGCTGGACATTCCGTATACGATCATCACCTCGATAATCACGGCCCTGTCCATCGGAATCGGTGTCGACTACACGATTCACGTCATCCATCGCTACCGCGAGGAATTCACGAAATCGCGCGATCCCGAGGATGCAGCCGTTCGGACGCTGAGCACGGTGGGGTCGGCCTTGCTCGGATCGGCGTTGACCACCGCGCTCGGGTTCGGCGTTCTGGTGTTCTCCCCGCTCGAATCATTCGCCCAGTTCGGAATCGTGGCTGCGATCACGATCGCCTACGCCCTGATCGTTTCCATCCTCCTGGTGCCGCCCGCGATGACGGTCTGGGGGGCGTTCAAAAACATGCGCCTGCAGTCAATGGTCGAACGAATGTGGGAAGACCTCGACGTGGCCATAGAGGAATCGCACCGACGACACGAAGGGGCGTGA
- the speB gene encoding agmatinase, whose product MTSLTPQDQERWPIIRSQPRTFYKTPVCDDLETLDAQVAFIGMPFDQGTFGRPGARYGPDAIRDVPRGHLYSDPMGAGREAEGIFDVDAGTELLKGVTMADCGDITVLPSDVESNFDKLTQAVEKVSDRGSLPVVIGGDHAITFPAVRGLSRFAPLNIVHFDAHLDYTHDVQGVFYTHGNPIRRCSELPFVDRISSVGIRRARRLQYEEMLADGILIITPRQFRRLGPRGVVDQIPESENLYITLDIDVLDPSRAPGTGTPAMGGLMYEELRDCLEELLSRHNLVAFDLVEVAPAYDSSQITAEVASQLIIDILSARFPPA is encoded by the coding sequence ATGACATCCCTTACGCCCCAAGACCAAGAGCGCTGGCCCATAATCCGGTCCCAACCGCGCACCTTCTACAAGACTCCCGTGTGCGACGACCTGGAAACGCTCGATGCGCAGGTCGCATTCATAGGAATGCCCTTCGACCAGGGCACCTTCGGCAGGCCCGGAGCCAGGTACGGACCGGATGCCATCCGGGACGTTCCGCGCGGCCACCTGTACTCGGATCCCATGGGCGCCGGGCGTGAAGCCGAGGGGATATTCGACGTCGATGCCGGAACCGAGTTGCTTAAAGGCGTGACCATGGCCGACTGCGGCGACATCACCGTGCTGCCCTCTGATGTCGAGAGCAACTTCGACAAGCTGACCCAAGCGGTAGAAAAAGTCTCAGATCGGGGCTCCCTGCCGGTGGTTATCGGCGGCGATCACGCCATAACCTTTCCGGCGGTGAGGGGACTGAGCCGTTTCGCCCCCCTGAACATCGTCCACTTCGATGCCCATCTGGACTACACGCACGATGTGCAGGGGGTCTTCTACACCCACGGAAATCCGATCCGCCGCTGCAGCGAGCTGCCGTTCGTGGACCGGATTTCGTCGGTCGGGATTCGACGCGCCCGCCGTTTGCAGTACGAGGAGATGCTGGCCGACGGAATCCTCATCATTACCCCCAGGCAGTTCCGCCGGTTGGGACCCCGGGGAGTCGTCGACCAAATCCCCGAGAGTGAAAACCTGTACATCACCCTCGACATCGATGTCCTGGACCCCAGCCGGGCGCCCGGCACCGGGACCCCGGCAATGGGTGGTCTGATGTACGAAGAGTTGCGGGATTGTCTGGAGGAACTGCTAAGCCGGCACAATCTGGTGGCCTTCGATCTGGTCGAGGTGGCGCCGGCTTACGACTCCTCGCAGATCACCGCCGAGGTGGCCTCCCAGCTGATCATCGACATCCTCTCGGCCCGCTTCCCTCCGGCCTAG
- a CDS encoding SDR family oxidoreductase, which produces MISGGGRGIGAATARMAAERGFFVCVNYRQNAEAAADLLSQIRDGGGDGMAIQADVGDKHEVSRMFKAIDSLPGELSGLVNSAGVVAPSRRFEETDDLRWQQIFRTNVFGTMHCTRAAIKRMSRRYGGGGGSIVNVSSTAASSGSPGEYVDYAASKGAVDSFTIGVAREVATDGIRINAVRPGFVLTEIHAQSGDPERVQKLRPRLPMRRGGDAEEVAAAILWLLSEEASYVTGACIDVTGGA; this is translated from the coding sequence CTGATCAGCGGCGGCGGCCGCGGAATCGGTGCGGCAACTGCACGCATGGCGGCCGAGCGCGGATTCTTCGTCTGTGTCAACTACCGCCAAAACGCCGAAGCAGCCGCCGATTTGTTGAGCCAAATTCGTGATGGCGGTGGCGACGGAATGGCAATTCAGGCAGATGTCGGGGACAAACACGAAGTTTCAAGGATGTTCAAAGCAATCGATTCGCTGCCCGGAGAACTGTCCGGTCTGGTGAACAGCGCCGGCGTGGTGGCTCCGTCGAGGAGATTCGAGGAGACCGACGATCTGCGTTGGCAGCAGATCTTTCGGACCAACGTTTTCGGAACCATGCACTGCACCAGGGCGGCGATAAAACGAATGAGCCGCAGATACGGCGGCGGCGGCGGATCTATCGTGAACGTATCTTCGACCGCTGCCAGTAGCGGTTCGCCGGGCGAGTACGTGGACTACGCGGCATCGAAAGGCGCTGTCGACAGCTTCACGATCGGAGTGGCACGCGAGGTTGCCACTGACGGAATCCGCATCAACGCCGTCCGGCCGGGATTTGTCCTTACCGAGATCCACGCCCAGAGCGGCGACCCGGAGCGGGTGCAGAAGCTTCGGCCCAGGTTGCCGATGCGCCGTGGCGGCGATGCCGAGGAAGTGGCCGCCGCGATTCTGTGGTTGCTGTCTGAAGAGGCTTCTTACGTCACCGGCGCTTGCATCGACGTGACCGGGGGCGCATAG
- the pabB gene encoding aminodeoxychorismate synthase component I yields MSWPDSRFAARGSSLYSQNPARGLREPAGWGSADELTDRSWAIKEWTGNSGINGPERAANALRHHPGFVWLDSALAHPVRGRWSILAANPRWTLDARGSQLRFTSAERTWRSEADPIAVAAQLIESEQEGFLARHSATNSPNLPFAGGAIGYLGFELARHIESLPATTIDDVGAADLVIGWYDAALVWDRLNQKGWLSGTPAGVAELSMRLAGTDAERNLASPPGGDHGSPRGPTRFESNMERSEYLERIEAARHYIEAGDIYQVNLSQRFSAPLAISGFDAYLRLRRVSPAPFAAYIATVGEGGESVEVLSSSPERLLLVDGQHLETRPIKGTRPRGRDAVEDASLADELRNSAKDAAEHSMIVDLERNDLGRIAETGSVAVPQFKELESYSQVHQLTSSVTAQRRTGVGLDGTLRAILPGGSISGAPKIRALEIIDELEPTVRGVYTGAIGYFSAHGRCDLNVAIRTITVANRRAYCHVGGAIVHDSVADSEYQETLDKARGMARALDALLPDEMPPQHGRPPLTKGFRFKSDARG; encoded by the coding sequence ATGTCCTGGCCCGATTCGCGATTTGCGGCTCGAGGAAGCAGTCTCTATTCGCAAAACCCGGCGCGCGGTCTGCGTGAGCCGGCAGGTTGGGGGTCGGCCGACGAATTGACCGACCGAAGCTGGGCAATCAAGGAGTGGACGGGCAATTCCGGAATTAATGGACCGGAGCGCGCGGCCAACGCATTGCGTCATCACCCCGGGTTCGTGTGGCTCGATTCGGCTCTGGCCCACCCGGTACGCGGTCGCTGGTCGATTCTTGCCGCGAACCCCCGCTGGACATTGGACGCCAGGGGTTCTCAATTGCGCTTCACGAGCGCAGAAAGGACCTGGCGATCGGAAGCCGATCCGATTGCGGTTGCTGCGCAACTGATCGAATCAGAGCAAGAAGGATTTCTTGCTCGCCACTCTGCTACGAATTCGCCGAATCTGCCGTTTGCGGGGGGCGCCATTGGCTACCTGGGGTTTGAGCTGGCGCGGCACATCGAGTCGCTACCCGCGACCACGATCGATGACGTTGGCGCCGCCGACCTTGTGATCGGTTGGTATGACGCGGCCCTGGTTTGGGACAGATTGAATCAAAAAGGTTGGCTGAGCGGCACCCCGGCCGGGGTTGCAGAGCTGTCGATGCGCCTCGCCGGCACAGATGCTGAGCGCAATTTGGCATCACCACCGGGCGGCGATCATGGGAGCCCCAGAGGGCCGACCCGGTTCGAATCGAACATGGAAAGGTCCGAGTACCTGGAGCGGATCGAAGCCGCCCGTCACTACATCGAAGCCGGAGACATTTATCAAGTCAATCTCTCGCAGCGCTTTTCCGCCCCGCTGGCGATATCCGGGTTCGACGCCTACCTGAGGTTGCGGCGGGTGAGTCCCGCTCCCTTCGCGGCTTACATTGCCACGGTCGGCGAGGGAGGCGAATCCGTGGAGGTGCTTTCATCGTCACCCGAACGCCTGTTGCTCGTCGACGGTCAGCACCTGGAGACCCGACCGATCAAGGGAACGCGGCCCCGCGGACGCGACGCCGTTGAAGACGCCAGCCTGGCGGATGAGTTGCGAAACAGCGCCAAGGATGCCGCCGAGCATTCCATGATCGTCGACCTGGAACGCAACGACCTCGGCCGGATCGCCGAAACCGGCAGCGTCGCCGTGCCCCAGTTCAAGGAACTGGAGTCGTATTCGCAAGTCCATCAATTGACTTCTTCGGTCACCGCCCAGAGGAGGACCGGAGTTGGATTGGATGGAACGCTTCGTGCCATCCTGCCCGGTGGTTCGATAAGCGGAGCTCCGAAAATTCGTGCTTTAGAGATCATCGATGAACTTGAGCCGACCGTCCGCGGGGTCTACACCGGAGCGATCGGTTACTTTTCGGCCCACGGTCGCTGCGACCTTAACGTGGCGATCAGGACGATCACGGTCGCCAACCGGCGGGCATACTGCCACGTCGGCGGCGCGATCGTTCATGATTCGGTCGCGGATTCCGAGTACCAGGAAACCCTGGACAAGGCCCGCGGCATGGCGCGGGCGTTGGACGCGCTATTGCCGGACGAAATGCCCCCGCAGCACGGTCGCCCGCCGTTGACCAAAGGTTTCAGGTTCAAGTCCGACGCGCGCGGCTAA
- a CDS encoding class I SAM-dependent methyltransferase, whose protein sequence is MNGPIPPARPEAGVAEYAFGDSPVAAERLSLLAQTYAASSRSFLRASVDFRPELAADLGCGPGHSTHLLANALKPAHTIGFDNSKSFLAQALATSTKSVGFELHDITVAPFPRGPFDLMYGRFVLTHLRDPKSVIETWVSQLCPGGILLIEEVEFIDSRIDEFVLYLGIQQSMLASQANALYVGPLLGMMTGFENARLISSNVTRLDVAAPRAASMFHMNLASIREREFVRDNYDVSRIDELYRGLLAIADCISQVSAHPAVKWGLRQISLERAP, encoded by the coding sequence ATGAACGGACCCATTCCGCCGGCCCGACCTGAGGCGGGCGTGGCCGAATACGCGTTCGGGGATTCGCCGGTCGCGGCCGAGAGGTTGTCGCTGCTGGCCCAGACCTACGCCGCTTCGTCGCGGTCGTTTCTGCGCGCATCGGTTGATTTCCGTCCGGAACTGGCGGCCGATCTTGGCTGCGGACCGGGTCATTCGACCCACCTTCTGGCAAATGCCCTGAAACCCGCTCACACAATCGGGTTCGACAACTCGAAGAGTTTCCTTGCGCAGGCTTTGGCGACCAGCACCAAATCTGTCGGATTCGAGCTGCACGACATCACCGTGGCGCCATTCCCGCGCGGGCCATTCGACCTGATGTATGGCCGATTCGTCCTGACGCATCTGCGGGATCCGAAATCAGTCATCGAGACCTGGGTCAGCCAGCTTTGCCCGGGTGGGATCCTGTTGATCGAAGAAGTGGAGTTCATCGACAGCCGAATCGACGAATTCGTCCTCTATCTGGGCATCCAACAATCGATGCTGGCTAGCCAGGCCAACGCGCTATACGTGGGGCCTCTACTGGGCATGATGACCGGATTTGAAAACGCGCGATTGATATCCAGCAATGTCACCAGGCTGGACGTAGCGGCTCCGCGCGCGGCGAGCATGTTTCACATGAATCTGGCGTCGATTCGTGAGCGCGAATTTGTTCGCGACAACTACGACGTGTCAAGAATCGATGAGCTTTACCGGGGCTTGCTGGCGATCGCCGATTGCATATCCCAGGTTTCTGCCCACCCGGCGGTCAAATGGGGCCTGCGCCAAATTTCGCTTGAACGGGCCCCGTGA
- a CDS encoding nucleoside phosphorylase produces MSIPYDPSPPLVTPAQVLKEQCERQGVPAASLRLPPVLVGTFQGASFSHLIARVGADQPSSRSDGTAIETGVTVGKTSGGDPIAVARLPAGAPAAVIALEEAIARGVRSILVVGSAGSLQPDVPVGSTVIVTDAVREEGTSYHYLPSGESVRADPEIVSLLTRCAGTVGAEPTKGPAWTTDAPYRETIGSVERHRTAGVKVVEMEASAIFALSQVRRVRAGLLVAVSDELFDSWRPGFHDPAYLESLTRCVDATIAAAEQLTADERTHSAGPT; encoded by the coding sequence ATGTCGATTCCATACGATCCTTCACCGCCGCTGGTAACTCCGGCCCAGGTGCTTAAGGAACAGTGCGAACGCCAAGGCGTTCCGGCCGCGTCGTTGCGGTTGCCGCCGGTTCTCGTTGGAACTTTCCAGGGTGCCTCCTTCAGCCACCTAATCGCCCGAGTCGGGGCCGACCAGCCGTCGTCGCGATCGGACGGAACCGCGATCGAGACGGGAGTCACGGTCGGAAAAACGTCAGGCGGGGATCCGATTGCGGTGGCGCGATTGCCGGCCGGTGCCCCGGCGGCGGTAATAGCACTTGAGGAGGCCATTGCACGAGGCGTGCGATCGATCCTGGTAGTCGGATCCGCCGGCAGCCTGCAGCCGGACGTCCCGGTCGGCAGCACCGTCATCGTCACCGATGCCGTTCGTGAAGAGGGGACCTCCTATCACTACCTGCCGTCCGGAGAATCCGTTCGGGCCGACCCGGAGATCGTCTCGCTGTTGACGCGATGCGCCGGGACTGTCGGGGCCGAACCGACCAAGGGTCCGGCATGGACCACCGACGCGCCCTACCGGGAGACGATCGGCTCAGTTGAGCGGCACCGCACCGCCGGCGTAAAGGTCGTCGAAATGGAAGCCTCGGCGATATTTGCGCTGTCGCAGGTTCGCCGCGTGCGCGCCGGATTGCTGGTTGCCGTGAGCGACGAGCTATTCGATTCCTGGCGACCCGGATTCCACGATCCTGCCTACCTGGAATCGCTCACCCGATGTGTCGACGCGACGATCGCGGCCGCCGAGCAATTGACGGCAGATGAACGGACCCATTCCGCCGGCCCGACCTGA
- a CDS encoding MFS transporter, producing the protein MSLNRNSQGSRPAAAPAARSPDQPQTSLRSRPFIAINLCFALSVGGWIPVSALLAIFMRERLQAGVIGAMVAVIIINSLSAGVSLFAGTLAARWGSRRTYLLGAMGIAICTALLAAAQESWHVIALAPLFGLAAPFHWTGANIYILQAVDARRRGTATGIASFVMVLGPGLAGPLLTAIGTQFGLWATILGGSGLLSLAWAGAWILLPEIGGPQAGPVPGRRPSITDYPRLLLVRAILITSAARWISGFAHGVFQLVSALVVLDLTGQLSTVGWYLSAAAIGGGASQVVIGLASDRFGRRNLLVAAMLIGATSALLYWRPQSLALLLAGSALQWFGQASFQTLISAIVGDIVAPRDLATVSGMHVGFFSLGVVCGALAAGLLWASDPGLPFLLAAICFLPVIVGLFYLPQRTISI; encoded by the coding sequence ATGAGCCTGAATCGGAACTCCCAAGGATCGCGTCCCGCAGCGGCCCCCGCAGCTCGCAGTCCGGATCAGCCCCAGACGAGCCTCCGCAGCCGCCCATTCATTGCGATCAACCTCTGCTTTGCCCTGTCGGTCGGCGGCTGGATTCCGGTATCGGCGTTGTTGGCGATTTTCATGCGCGAGCGCCTGCAGGCCGGCGTCATCGGAGCGATGGTGGCCGTGATCATCATCAACTCGCTCTCTGCCGGCGTAAGCCTTTTTGCCGGAACCCTCGCCGCCCGCTGGGGAAGCCGCCGCACCTATCTGCTCGGCGCGATGGGGATCGCCATCTGCACCGCGCTGCTGGCCGCCGCCCAGGAAAGCTGGCACGTCATTGCCCTGGCCCCGCTTTTCGGATTGGCCGCGCCGTTTCACTGGACCGGCGCCAATATCTACATCCTGCAGGCGGTCGATGCCCGTCGTCGCGGGACGGCCACCGGAATCGCATCGTTCGTTATGGTCCTCGGACCGGGTCTGGCCGGCCCGCTGCTTACCGCGATCGGGACGCAATTTGGCCTCTGGGCGACGATCCTGGGCGGGAGCGGGCTGTTGTCGCTGGCCTGGGCTGGAGCCTGGATCCTGCTGCCGGAAATCGGCGGGCCCCAAGCGGGACCTGTTCCCGGCCGCAGGCCGTCGATTACGGACTATCCCAGACTGCTGTTGGTCCGGGCGATCCTGATTACCTCCGCGGCGCGTTGGATTTCGGGGTTCGCGCACGGTGTATTCCAACTGGTTTCAGCGCTGGTCGTCCTCGACCTGACCGGACAACTGTCGACGGTGGGTTGGTATCTTTCGGCCGCCGCCATCGGCGGAGGGGCCTCGCAGGTCGTGATAGGACTCGCATCGGATCGATTCGGAAGGCGCAATCTGCTTGTCGCGGCGATGCTGATCGGCGCGACGTCGGCCCTGCTCTACTGGCGCCCTCAGAGCCTGGCCCTGCTGCTCGCTGGATCCGCCCTGCAGTGGTTCGGGCAAGCCTCTTTCCAGACGCTTATCTCGGCCATCGTCGGTGACATCGTGGCGCCCCGCGACCTGGCGACGGTTTCCGGAATGCACGTAGGGTTCTTTTCGCTCGGCGTGGTTTGCGGGGCTTTGGCCGCCGGTCTTTTGTGGGCGTCGGATCCGGGCCTTCCCTTCCTCTTGGCCGCGATTTGCTTTTTGCCGGTAATAGTGGGATTGTTCTATTTGCCCCAGCGAACGATCTCGATCTGA